The following proteins come from a genomic window of Edaphobacter sp. 4G125:
- the garD gene encoding galactarate dehydratase yields MQSHLQPRSIQVHPSDNVAIVVNEGGLLAGSRFASGLVLREAVPEAHKVALVTIPKGAAVIRYGVTIGYAREEIASGSWVHEGILNLPEAPALDQIPLPSTVSSPPDRLDGFTFEGYVNDDGTVGTKNILGISTTVQCVSATVEYAVKKIKADLLPRYPNVDDVIAITHLYGCGVAIDAPGAEIPIRTLRNLSLNPNLGGEPLVVSLGCEKLQPSRMLPNATLPVLSSQPYVVRLQDDEHHSFGDMVEAIMKMAEVRLKHLNQRRRTTRPASDLVVGLQCGGSDAFSGVTANPAVGYAADLLVRAGATVMFSEVTEVRDAIHLLTARAASPEVAHGLIREMQWYDSYLARGGADRSANPTPGNKSGGLANIVEKALGSIAKSGTSPINGVFGPGERVTSKGLVFAATPASDFVCGTLQLAASMNMHVFTTGRGTPYGLAMAPVIKVSSRTALADRWSDLIDIDAGTIATGQATIQQVGEAIFQFILDVASGRKQTCADHWGLHNEFALFNPAPIT; encoded by the coding sequence ATGCAAAGCCACCTCCAGCCGCGTTCTATTCAGGTTCATCCTTCCGATAACGTTGCCATCGTGGTGAATGAGGGCGGCCTTCTTGCCGGAAGCCGTTTTGCTTCGGGCCTGGTTCTTCGAGAAGCGGTGCCAGAGGCACATAAGGTTGCACTGGTGACGATCCCCAAGGGCGCTGCCGTCATTCGTTATGGCGTGACCATCGGTTACGCCCGGGAAGAGATCGCATCAGGAAGCTGGGTGCATGAGGGCATCCTGAATTTGCCTGAGGCTCCAGCATTGGATCAGATCCCACTGCCTTCAACTGTTTCGTCTCCACCGGATCGTCTGGATGGTTTTACCTTTGAGGGATACGTTAACGATGATGGAACCGTAGGGACCAAAAATATTCTTGGTATCAGCACGACCGTGCAGTGCGTCTCTGCGACGGTTGAATATGCAGTGAAGAAGATCAAGGCAGATCTTCTCCCGCGATATCCGAATGTTGATGATGTCATCGCGATCACTCATCTCTATGGTTGCGGAGTTGCGATTGATGCACCGGGTGCGGAGATTCCAATTCGCACGCTTCGTAACCTTAGCCTTAATCCGAATCTTGGTGGAGAGCCTCTCGTTGTCAGTTTGGGCTGCGAGAAGTTGCAGCCCTCGCGTATGCTTCCTAATGCCACCTTGCCGGTTCTATCTTCACAGCCATATGTTGTGCGCCTGCAGGATGATGAGCATCACAGCTTTGGCGACATGGTCGAAGCCATTATGAAGATGGCTGAAGTTCGTTTGAAGCATTTGAATCAGCGTCGCCGTACGACTCGTCCGGCGTCTGATCTTGTCGTAGGTTTACAGTGCGGCGGAAGCGATGCCTTTTCCGGTGTTACCGCGAATCCTGCTGTAGGTTATGCCGCCGATTTGCTGGTTCGTGCAGGAGCTACGGTAATGTTCTCGGAGGTCACCGAAGTGCGTGATGCGATTCATTTGCTCACCGCTCGTGCGGCCTCACCCGAAGTTGCCCATGGCCTGATTCGCGAGATGCAGTGGTATGACAGCTATCTCGCACGTGGAGGTGCGGATCGCAGTGCAAATCCTACACCGGGAAATAAAAGCGGCGGTTTAGCAAACATTGTGGAGAAAGCGCTTGGATCGATTGCCAAATCAGGAACGAGCCCGATCAATGGAGTATTTGGTCCGGGGGAACGTGTGACTTCGAAAGGTCTTGTTTTTGCTGCAACTCCTGCCAGTGACTTTGTCTGCGGAACCCTTCAGCTAGCTGCTTCAATGAATATGCATGTCTTCACCACAGGTCGCGGAACTCCTTATGGCCTGGCAATGGCGCCAGTGATCAAGGTTTCTTCCAGAACAGCTCTTGCCGATCGCTGGTCCGATCTAATTGATATCGACGCAGGAACGATCGCGACAGGGCAAGCAACAATTCAGCAGGTGGGAGAAGCGATCTTCCAATTCATTCTGGATGTGGCCAGCGGCCGCAAGCAGACTTGCGCTGATCACTGGGGACTCCACAACGAGTTTGCACTGTTCAACCCAGCTCCCATTACTTAG
- a CDS encoding enolase C-terminal domain-like protein, translated as MMKETVHQSPRIKSMRVIPVAGWDSMLLNLSGAHGPCFTRNLVILTDSTGAIGVGEVPGGEKIRRVLEESRALVEGQPIAFYKRVLNKMRECFADRDQEGRGLQTFDLRTTIHAVTAIESAFLDLLGQFLGMPVAEMLGEGLQRSSVDVLGYLFYIADRKKTNLPYVSDSSNPDNWFRLRHEEALTTEAVLDLAKAAKERYGFRDFKLKGGVLPGEQEIETVIALAEHFPEARITLDPNGAWSLEEAIRLCTGRQKVLAYAEDPCGAERGFSGREIMAEFRRATGLPTATNMIATDWQQLRYAAELHAVDIPLADPHFWTMQGAVQVAQFCREWGLTWGSHSNNHFDVSLAMFTHVAAAAPGRVTAIDTHWIWQDGQRLTKEPLKIKDGKITVPERPGLGIELDMEKVEEAHNLYLKAGLGARDDAAAMQFLMPNWKFDPKRPCLCR; from the coding sequence ATGATGAAGGAAACTGTTCACCAATCTCCCAGAATCAAATCGATGCGTGTGATTCCGGTTGCGGGATGGGATTCCATGCTGCTGAATCTCAGCGGAGCTCATGGCCCCTGCTTTACACGGAATCTCGTAATCCTAACCGATAGTACCGGGGCAATAGGAGTAGGAGAGGTTCCGGGGGGCGAAAAGATTCGCCGGGTTCTGGAAGAGAGCCGTGCGCTGGTAGAAGGACAACCGATTGCATTTTATAAACGTGTCCTGAATAAGATGCGGGAGTGTTTTGCTGATCGTGATCAGGAAGGCCGCGGCCTGCAAACGTTTGATCTGCGAACCACGATCCACGCAGTCACTGCGATCGAATCCGCATTTCTCGATCTGCTGGGACAGTTTCTCGGTATGCCTGTTGCCGAAATGCTAGGCGAAGGACTGCAACGCTCGAGCGTTGATGTGCTTGGCTACCTCTTCTATATTGCCGACCGAAAAAAGACCAACCTTCCCTACGTGAGCGATAGCAGCAATCCAGACAACTGGTTCCGGTTGCGGCACGAAGAGGCGCTAACGACTGAGGCAGTCCTGGATCTGGCCAAAGCCGCAAAGGAGCGATACGGGTTTCGAGACTTCAAGCTGAAGGGCGGAGTGCTGCCGGGCGAGCAAGAGATCGAGACTGTTATCGCTTTAGCAGAGCACTTTCCTGAAGCGCGCATTACGCTCGATCCGAATGGAGCGTGGTCACTCGAAGAGGCGATCCGACTGTGTACAGGAAGACAGAAGGTCCTCGCCTATGCAGAAGATCCTTGCGGAGCCGAACGAGGATTCTCCGGTCGGGAGATTATGGCTGAATTTCGTCGCGCCACGGGGCTTCCGACAGCCACCAACATGATCGCTACGGACTGGCAGCAACTCCGCTATGCAGCCGAGCTGCACGCCGTGGATATTCCTCTGGCTGATCCACACTTCTGGACGATGCAGGGGGCTGTTCAGGTGGCGCAGTTCTGCCGCGAGTGGGGACTAACCTGGGGCTCGCACTCGAACAATCATTTCGATGTTTCGCTTGCCATGTTTACGCATGTGGCGGCGGCGGCTCCCGGACGCGTGACCGCAATCGATACACATTGGATATGGCAAGATGGGCAACGGCTCACGAAAGAGCCTCTGAAGATTAAAGATGGAAAGATCACTGTGCCAGAGCGCCCTGGGCTGGGGATTGAACTTGATATGGAGAAAGTGGAAGAAGCTCACAATCTCTACCTGAAGGCGGGACTTGGCGCGAGAGATGATGCAGCTGCGATGCAATTTCTGATGCCGAACTGGAAGTTCGATCCCAAACGTCCTTGTCTTTGCCGATAA
- a CDS encoding MFS transporter, whose translation MTVAQEQRPTRVRYLIVLMLFVASCFSYGDRVMLSIAGISFSKDLHMDAVKLGYLFSGFSWAYVVGQLPAGGLLDRFGSKRIYGISIVAWSVCAILAGFAGYLPATAAFAIIFGLRLVSGLVQSPVFPGNGRIVASWFPAAERGTASAIFNSSQYFSLVLFAPALGWITHYWGWKQCFWFVGILGILLSFVWQRVVHGVKTHPLINQKEINHIEQGGGLVNIDPGAGTPQKAPKLTWAAVRMLLSNRMLVGIYIGQYCITTLTWFFLTWFPVYLSQARHMSITKVGVMAALPALCGFVGGILGGVFSDKLLQTGHSLSFARKTPIVAGMLLSVTMIGCNYVNTQWMVMLLMSLAFFGKGFGALGWTVIADTSPKPLIGVNGGLFNLIGNLAGITTPIIIGYIVKRTGSFHDALIFVVATALMAIVAYLPIVGEIKRVDLKLPEPANGRA comes from the coding sequence ATGACCGTTGCGCAGGAGCAACGGCCTACGCGGGTTCGTTACCTGATCGTACTGATGCTCTTCGTCGCAAGCTGCTTTAGCTACGGCGACCGCGTGATGCTGTCGATTGCAGGAATCAGTTTTTCAAAAGACCTGCATATGGACGCGGTAAAGCTGGGCTATCTCTTCTCCGGTTTCAGCTGGGCTTATGTCGTTGGCCAGTTACCAGCCGGAGGCCTGCTCGATCGGTTTGGATCCAAGCGCATCTACGGCATCAGCATTGTTGCATGGTCGGTCTGTGCAATTCTTGCAGGTTTTGCTGGCTATCTACCTGCGACTGCTGCCTTTGCCATTATCTTTGGCTTGCGCCTGGTGTCAGGGCTGGTGCAATCTCCAGTCTTCCCGGGCAATGGGCGCATCGTTGCCAGCTGGTTTCCTGCGGCGGAGCGCGGCACGGCATCGGCCATCTTTAATTCGTCACAGTATTTTTCCCTGGTTCTGTTTGCTCCTGCGCTTGGATGGATTACTCACTATTGGGGATGGAAGCAGTGCTTCTGGTTTGTGGGTATCCTCGGCATTCTGCTCAGCTTTGTGTGGCAGAGAGTTGTTCATGGCGTAAAAACGCATCCCCTCATCAATCAAAAAGAGATTAACCACATTGAGCAAGGCGGCGGACTGGTCAATATTGATCCCGGCGCGGGTACACCGCAAAAGGCACCAAAGCTGACCTGGGCCGCGGTCCGTATGTTGTTAAGCAATCGAATGCTGGTGGGCATCTACATCGGTCAGTACTGCATTACGACACTTACGTGGTTCTTTCTTACGTGGTTTCCTGTCTATCTCAGTCAGGCGCGGCACATGTCGATTACGAAGGTGGGCGTGATGGCGGCACTCCCTGCGCTATGCGGATTCGTAGGAGGCATTCTTGGGGGTGTTTTCTCCGACAAACTACTCCAAACTGGGCATTCGCTTTCGTTTGCCCGCAAGACCCCGATCGTTGCTGGAATGCTGCTCTCCGTCACGATGATTGGCTGCAATTATGTCAACACGCAATGGATGGTGATGCTGTTGATGTCACTTGCCTTCTTTGGGAAAGGATTCGGCGCATTAGGGTGGACCGTGATTGCAGACACTTCTCCTAAACCATTGATTGGCGTCAACGGCGGTTTATTCAACCTGATTGGTAATCTCGCGGGAATCACGACACCGATCATCATCGGATATATCGTCAAACGCACCGGCTCATTCCACGACGCCTTGATCTTTGTAGTCGCAACTGCATTGATGGCCATCGTTGCCTATCTGCCAATTGTGGGTGAGATCAAACGAGTGGATTTGAAGCTGCCAGAACCTGCGAATGGAAGAGCATGA
- the kdgD gene encoding 5-dehydro-4-deoxyglucarate dehydratase yields MAKKIGKGLLSFPVTHFTKDFQFDEKPYREHISWLLEHRPYGLFAAGGTGEFFSLALNEFSAMVKAAVNETAGRVPVLAGCGYGTAIAKEFAQAAEGAGADGILLLPPYLLNSEQTGLAAHVEAVCNSTKLGVIVYNRDNAIMDDVTLAKLCDRCPNLVGFKDGYGDIELMTRIYARMGDRLTYIGGLPTAETFALPYLEMGVTTYSSAIFNFLPNFAQEFYAAVRRRDRDEVYKRLKEFVLPYITLRNRRKGYAVSIVKAGMNAIGRPAGPVRSPLVDLNQAELDDLKQLIGNRN; encoded by the coding sequence ATGGCCAAGAAGATTGGGAAAGGCCTTCTCTCCTTTCCCGTTACGCATTTCACGAAAGATTTTCAGTTCGACGAGAAACCGTATCGAGAACATATCTCGTGGCTGCTGGAACATAGGCCTTATGGCCTGTTCGCAGCGGGCGGAACGGGCGAGTTCTTCTCGCTGGCACTGAATGAGTTTTCTGCTATGGTGAAGGCGGCCGTCAATGAGACGGCGGGACGTGTTCCTGTGCTCGCAGGATGCGGGTACGGCACGGCCATCGCAAAGGAGTTTGCTCAAGCAGCAGAGGGCGCCGGAGCTGATGGAATTCTTCTTCTTCCTCCTTATCTTCTGAACTCAGAGCAGACTGGATTAGCTGCGCATGTTGAAGCGGTCTGCAACTCAACGAAGCTCGGGGTAATCGTATACAACCGCGATAACGCCATTATGGACGACGTAACCTTGGCGAAGCTCTGTGATCGTTGTCCCAATCTGGTCGGCTTCAAAGATGGATATGGCGATATTGAATTGATGACTCGCATCTATGCGCGCATGGGAGATCGACTGACCTACATTGGCGGCTTGCCAACAGCGGAGACCTTCGCGCTGCCTTACCTGGAGATGGGCGTCACCACATACTCGTCAGCGATCTTCAATTTTCTTCCAAACTTCGCGCAAGAGTTTTACGCTGCGGTCCGGCGGCGAGATCGAGACGAGGTTTACAAACGTCTTAAGGAATTTGTTCTGCCCTACATTACACTTCGTAATCGACGCAAAGGATATGCGGTTTCGATCGTAAAGGCAGGCATGAATGCGATTGGCCGTCCGGCAGGCCCGGTTCGCTCTCCGCTTGTCGATCTCAACCAGGCGGAACTTGACGACCTGAAGCAACTAATTGGGAACCGTAACTAA
- a CDS encoding DUF2934 domain-containing protein has product MSVEEEKKPRKTPAKKATTAKKATTSKSVKAASGTLKKATAKSANGGVKEPAVVTVAAQIPPTHAQIAERAYHYFVARGRRHGFHEQDWQRAELDLQPKRT; this is encoded by the coding sequence ATGAGCGTTGAGGAAGAAAAGAAACCACGAAAGACCCCAGCCAAAAAGGCTACAACCGCAAAGAAAGCAACCACTTCCAAATCGGTGAAAGCTGCCTCTGGAACCTTAAAGAAGGCAACCGCAAAATCAGCAAATGGAGGTGTAAAAGAACCTGCCGTTGTAACAGTGGCTGCCCAAATACCTCCAACGCATGCGCAGATTGCCGAACGGGCGTATCACTACTTTGTTGCGCGTGGCCGTCGGCACGGGTTTCACGAGCAGGACTGGCAGAGGGCAGAGCTAGACCTGCAGCCGAAGCGTACTTGA